Proteins encoded by one window of Streptomyces sp. ALI-76-A:
- a CDS encoding pyruvate carboxylase, producing the protein MLRKVLVANRGEIAIRAFRAGYEVGARTVAVFPHEDRNSLHRLKADEAYEIGEPGHPVRAYLSVEEIIRAARLAGADAVYPGYGFLSENPDLARACEEAGITFVGPSAQILELTGNKASAVAAARAAGVPVLGSSAPSSDVDELVRAAEDVGFPVFVKAVAGGGGRGMRRVEEPAQLRESIEAAAREAASAFGDATVFLEKAVVEPRHIEVQILADGHGDVIHLFERDCSVQRRHQKVIELAPAPNLDPALRDRICADAVRFAREIGYRNAGTVEFLLDRDGNHVFIEMNPRIQVEHTVTEEVTDVDLVQAQLRIAAGETLADLGLSQETVTLRGAALQCRITTEDPANGFRPDTGRISAYRSPGGSGIRLDGGTTHAGTEISAHFDSMLVKLTCRGRDFTTAVNRARRAVAEFRIRGVSTNIPFLQAVLDDPDFQAGRVTTSFIEQRPHLLTSRHSADRGTKLLTYLADVTVNKPHGERPDLIDPTGKLPRVEDTEPAAGSKQTLTELGPEGFARWLRESPAIGVTDTTFRDAHQSLLATRVRTKDMLAVAPVVARTLPQLLSLECWGGATYDVALRFLAEDPWERLAALREAVPNLCLQMLLRGRNTVGYTPYPTEVTDAFVQEAAHTGIDIFRIFDALNDVGQMRPAIDAVRATGTAVAEVALCYTSDLSDPDERLYTLDYYLRLAEQIVDAGAHVLAVKDMAGLLRAPAAAKLVSALRREFDLPVHLHTHDTAGGQLATYLAAIQAGADAVDGAVASMAGTTSQPSLSAIVAATDHSERPTGLGLKAVGDLEPYWESVRRIYAPFEAGLASPTGRVYDHEIPGGQLSNLRTQAVALGLGDRFEDIEAMYAAADRILGHLVKVTPSSKVVGDLALHLVGAGVAPEEFEATPDKFDIPDSVIGFLRGELGTPPGGWPEPFRSKALQGRAEAKPVQELTAEDRTGLEKDRRATLNRLLFPGPTREFETHRDTYGDTSLLDSKDFFYGLRPGKEYAVDLDPGVRLLIALEAIGEADERGMRTVMSSLNGQLRPIQVRDAAVSSDIPTTEKADRANSGHVAAPFAGVVTLTVAEGDEVDAGATVATIEAMKMEAAITAPRAGRVSRLAINKIQQVEGGDLLVELA; encoded by the coding sequence ATGCTCCGCAAGGTACTGGTCGCCAACCGTGGTGAGATCGCGATTCGCGCGTTCCGCGCCGGCTACGAGGTGGGTGCGCGGACCGTCGCCGTCTTCCCGCACGAGGACCGCAACTCGCTGCACCGGCTGAAGGCGGACGAGGCCTACGAGATCGGTGAACCGGGGCACCCGGTGCGGGCCTACCTGTCCGTCGAGGAGATCATCCGCGCCGCCCGCCTGGCCGGTGCCGACGCGGTCTACCCGGGCTACGGGTTCCTGTCCGAGAACCCGGACCTCGCGCGCGCGTGCGAAGAGGCGGGCATCACCTTCGTCGGACCGAGCGCGCAGATCCTGGAACTGACGGGCAACAAGGCGAGCGCGGTGGCCGCCGCCCGCGCGGCCGGCGTACCCGTCCTGGGCTCGTCGGCGCCCTCCAGCGACGTGGACGAACTGGTCCGCGCCGCCGAGGACGTCGGCTTCCCGGTGTTCGTCAAGGCCGTGGCAGGCGGCGGCGGGCGCGGCATGCGCCGGGTCGAGGAGCCCGCGCAGCTGCGGGAGTCCATCGAGGCGGCGGCCCGTGAGGCGGCGTCCGCGTTCGGCGACGCCACCGTCTTCCTGGAGAAGGCCGTCGTCGAACCCCGTCACATCGAGGTGCAGATCCTCGCCGACGGCCACGGCGACGTCATCCACCTGTTCGAGCGGGACTGTTCGGTGCAGCGCCGCCACCAGAAGGTCATCGAGCTGGCGCCGGCGCCCAACCTCGACCCGGCCCTGCGTGACCGGATCTGCGCCGACGCCGTCCGGTTCGCCCGGGAGATCGGCTACCGCAACGCGGGCACCGTGGAGTTCCTGCTCGACCGCGACGGCAACCACGTCTTCATCGAGATGAACCCCCGCATCCAGGTCGAGCACACGGTGACCGAGGAGGTCACCGACGTCGACCTCGTCCAGGCACAGCTGCGGATCGCCGCCGGCGAGACCCTGGCCGACCTCGGCCTCTCCCAGGAGACCGTCACCCTGCGCGGCGCCGCCCTCCAGTGCCGGATCACCACCGAGGACCCCGCCAACGGCTTCCGCCCGGACACCGGCCGGATCAGCGCCTACCGCTCACCCGGCGGCTCCGGCATCCGGCTCGACGGCGGAACCACCCACGCGGGTACGGAGATCAGCGCGCACTTCGACTCCATGCTGGTCAAACTCACCTGCCGGGGCCGGGACTTCACCACCGCGGTCAACCGCGCCCGGCGCGCCGTGGCCGAGTTCCGCATCCGCGGCGTGTCCACCAACATCCCGTTCCTCCAGGCCGTCCTCGACGACCCGGACTTCCAGGCCGGCCGCGTCACCACGTCGTTCATCGAGCAGCGCCCGCACCTGCTGACCTCCCGCCACTCCGCGGACCGCGGCACCAAGCTGCTCACCTACCTGGCCGACGTGACGGTGAACAAGCCGCACGGCGAGCGGCCCGACCTCATCGACCCCACCGGCAAGCTCCCGCGCGTCGAGGACACCGAGCCCGCCGCCGGGTCGAAGCAGACACTCACCGAACTCGGTCCCGAGGGCTTCGCCCGGTGGCTGCGCGAGTCGCCGGCCATCGGCGTCACCGACACCACCTTCCGCGACGCCCACCAGTCGCTGCTCGCCACCCGCGTCCGCACCAAGGACATGCTCGCCGTCGCCCCGGTGGTCGCCCGGACCCTGCCGCAGCTGCTGTCCCTGGAGTGCTGGGGCGGCGCCACCTACGACGTCGCCCTGCGCTTCCTCGCCGAGGACCCCTGGGAACGTCTGGCCGCCCTGCGCGAGGCCGTGCCGAACCTGTGTTTGCAGATGCTGCTGCGCGGCCGCAACACCGTGGGTTACACCCCGTACCCGACCGAGGTGACCGACGCCTTCGTGCAGGAGGCCGCGCACACCGGCATCGACATCTTCCGCATCTTCGACGCGCTCAACGACGTCGGCCAGATGCGTCCCGCCATCGACGCCGTACGCGCCACCGGCACCGCCGTCGCCGAGGTGGCCCTGTGCTACACCTCCGACCTGTCCGACCCGGACGAGCGCCTGTACACGCTCGACTACTACCTCCGGCTGGCCGAGCAGATCGTGGACGCGGGCGCCCACGTGCTGGCCGTCAAGGACATGGCGGGCCTGCTGCGCGCCCCCGCCGCCGCGAAGCTGGTCTCCGCCCTGCGCCGCGAGTTCGACCTGCCGGTGCACCTGCACACCCACGACACCGCGGGCGGGCAGCTCGCCACCTACCTGGCGGCGATCCAGGCCGGCGCGGACGCCGTGGACGGGGCGGTGGCGTCCATGGCGGGCACCACCTCGCAGCCGTCGCTGTCGGCGATCGTGGCCGCGACCGACCACTCCGAACGGCCCACCGGCCTCGGCCTGAAGGCCGTCGGCGACCTGGAGCCGTACTGGGAGAGCGTCCGCAGGATCTACGCCCCGTTCGAGGCGGGCCTCGCCTCCCCGACCGGACGCGTCTACGACCACGAGATCCCCGGCGGCCAGCTCTCCAACCTGCGCACCCAGGCGGTGGCGCTCGGCCTCGGCGACCGCTTCGAGGACATCGAGGCGATGTACGCCGCCGCCGACCGCATCCTCGGCCACCTGGTGAAGGTCACCCCGTCGTCCAAGGTGGTCGGCGACCTGGCACTGCACCTCGTCGGCGCCGGAGTGGCACCCGAGGAGTTCGAGGCGACGCCCGACAAGTTCGACATCCCCGACTCCGTCATCGGCTTCCTGCGCGGCGAGCTGGGCACCCCGCCCGGCGGCTGGCCGGAGCCGTTCCGCAGCAAGGCGCTCCAGGGCCGCGCCGAGGCCAAGCCCGTCCAGGAACTGACCGCCGAGGACCGTACCGGCCTGGAGAAGGACCGGCGCGCCACCCTCAACCGGCTGCTGTTCCCCGGCCCGACACGCGAGTTCGAGACCCACCGGGACACCTACGGCGACACCAGCCTGCTGGACAGCAAGGACTTCTTCTACGGGCTCAGGCCCGGCAAGGAGTACGCCGTCGACCTCGACCCCGGTGTGCGGCTGCTGATCGCGCTGGAAGCCATCGGCGAGGCCGACGAGCGGGGCATGCGCACCGTGATGTCCTCCCTGAACGGGCAGCTGCGGCCCATCCAGGTCCGGGACGCCGCGGTCTCCTCCGACATCCCCACCACCGAGAAGGCCGACCGCGCCAACTCCGGCCATGTCGCCGCCCCGTTCGCCGGGGTCGTCACGCTCACCGTCGCCGAGGGGGACGAGGTGGACGCCGGTGCCACCGTCGCCACCATCGAGGCGATGAAGATGGAGGCGGCGATCACCGCGCCCAGGGCCGGGCGGGTCTCCCGGCTGGCGATCAACAAGATCCAGCAGGTGGAGGGCGGCGACCTGCTCGTCGAGTTGGCGTGA
- a CDS encoding DUF427 domain-containing protein: protein MTTHPAAQGIRTTPEGLLWEPSERWVRGRKGEVTVVDSRRPVLVWEPGVPVPLYAFPREDVREDVLRPAQHPPTDRRTGVREFYDLDVGGVVVRNVAWTFTATDLAGHLAFAWFRRWDSGLDHWYEEEEEIFVHPRDPHKRVDALPSSRHVQVEVAGLLVADTHRPVLLFETGLPTRYYVPREDVRLDLFEPTDHSTGCPYKGTAQYWSWRGAEDVPANVVWSYPDPLPSVAPVQGLLAFYNEAVDIAVDGARLPRPVTPFTASLSA from the coding sequence ATGACCACTCATCCCGCCGCGCAGGGCATCCGCACCACGCCGGAGGGCCTGCTGTGGGAGCCCAGCGAGCGCTGGGTGCGCGGGCGCAAGGGCGAGGTCACCGTCGTCGACAGCAGGCGCCCGGTCCTCGTGTGGGAACCGGGCGTACCCGTGCCGCTGTACGCGTTCCCGCGCGAGGACGTCCGGGAGGATGTGCTGCGTCCGGCCCAGCACCCTCCGACGGACCGCCGCACCGGGGTACGGGAGTTCTACGACCTCGACGTCGGCGGAGTGGTGGTCCGCAACGTGGCCTGGACGTTCACCGCCACCGACCTGGCCGGTCATCTCGCCTTCGCGTGGTTCCGGCGCTGGGACAGCGGCCTCGACCACTGGTACGAGGAGGAGGAAGAGATCTTCGTCCACCCCCGCGACCCGCACAAACGCGTCGACGCCCTCCCCAGCAGCCGCCATGTCCAGGTGGAGGTCGCCGGCCTGCTCGTCGCGGACACGCACCGGCCGGTGCTGCTCTTCGAGACCGGACTGCCGACCCGGTACTACGTTCCCCGCGAGGACGTCCGCCTCGATCTGTTCGAGCCCACCGACCACAGCACGGGCTGCCCCTACAAGGGGACGGCTCAGTACTGGAGTTGGCGCGGCGCGGAGGACGTGCCGGCGAACGTCGTCTGGAGCTACCCGGATCCGCTGCCGTCGGTGGCACCCGTGCAGGGGCTCCTCGCCTTCTACAACGAGGCCGTGGACATCGCCGTGGACGGCGCACGCCTGCCGCGTCCGGTCACGCCGTTCACCGCGAGCCTGTCGGCCTGA
- a CDS encoding MFS transporter: MALLVIASCQLMVVLDITIVNIALPDIQRSLGFSTTSLAWVVNAYTLTFGGLLLLGGRVGDILGRRRVFVFGVLLFVLASLLGGFAQNEPQLLAARALQGVGGAIASPTALSLVSTTFREGPERNRAFGVFAAVSAGGGAIGLLAGGMLVEWLNWRWVLFVNVPIGLLIALATPRYIRESERHPGHFDIAGALTSTVGMVLLVYGFIRAAQEGWRDTLTLASFAAAVVILVGFVLIEWRSPQPITPLHMFADRNRAGTYGIMLCLAAAIFGMFFFLTLFVQNVLDFSPLATGFAFLPVSAVIAVGAGLASRFLPIFGPKPFMVGGAILAAVGLAWLTLTDVHSTYAGSVLGPILVFSLGMGMEFVALTLMALSNVSSQETGAASGLLNATQQVGGSLGLSILVTTFGTANTNEAEKQIPRFLAQATPAERLRFERTGQLPPPWADEVLTAGISAAFVVAAVFTAVAALIAVLVIQVRPSDLERLKGGTGLGPV; the protein is encoded by the coding sequence ATGGCCCTGCTGGTCATCGCGTCCTGTCAGCTGATGGTGGTCCTGGACATCACCATCGTGAACATCGCGCTGCCGGACATCCAGCGCTCCCTGGGCTTCTCCACCACCAGCCTGGCCTGGGTGGTCAACGCGTACACCCTCACCTTCGGCGGTCTGCTGCTGCTCGGCGGCCGGGTCGGCGACATCCTCGGCCGGCGGCGCGTGTTCGTCTTCGGCGTGCTGCTGTTCGTCCTCGCCTCCCTGCTCGGCGGGTTCGCGCAGAACGAGCCCCAACTCCTCGCCGCGCGTGCCCTCCAGGGTGTCGGCGGCGCCATCGCGTCCCCGACCGCCCTCTCCCTGGTCAGCACCACCTTCCGCGAAGGACCCGAGCGCAACCGGGCGTTCGGCGTCTTCGCGGCGGTCTCGGCGGGCGGCGGCGCGATCGGGCTCCTCGCGGGCGGGATGCTCGTGGAGTGGCTCAACTGGCGGTGGGTGCTCTTCGTCAACGTCCCCATCGGGCTGCTCATCGCCCTCGCCACGCCCCGCTACATCAGGGAGTCCGAACGCCACCCGGGCCACTTCGACATCGCCGGCGCGCTCACCTCCACCGTGGGCATGGTCCTGCTGGTGTACGGGTTCATCAGGGCGGCGCAGGAAGGCTGGCGGGACACGCTCACGCTGGCCTCGTTCGCCGCGGCCGTCGTCATCCTGGTGGGGTTCGTCCTGATCGAGTGGCGCTCCCCGCAGCCGATCACCCCGCTCCACATGTTCGCCGACCGCAACCGGGCGGGCACGTACGGGATCATGCTGTGCCTCGCCGCCGCGATCTTCGGCATGTTCTTCTTCCTCACGCTCTTCGTGCAGAACGTGCTGGACTTCAGTCCGCTGGCCACCGGGTTCGCCTTCCTGCCGGTGAGCGCGGTCATCGCGGTCGGCGCCGGCCTCGCCTCACGGTTCCTGCCCATCTTCGGGCCCAAGCCCTTCATGGTGGGGGGCGCGATCCTCGCCGCCGTGGGCCTGGCCTGGCTGACCCTGACCGACGTCCACTCCACCTACGCGGGCAGCGTCCTGGGCCCGATCCTCGTGTTCAGCCTGGGGATGGGCATGGAGTTCGTCGCGCTCACCCTGATGGCGCTCTCCAACGTCTCGTCCCAGGAGACCGGAGCGGCCTCCGGGCTCCTCAACGCCACCCAGCAGGTCGGCGGCTCGCTCGGCCTGTCGATCCTGGTCACGACGTTCGGTACGGCCAACACCAACGAGGCGGAGAAGCAGATACCGCGCTTCCTGGCCCAGGCGACCCCGGCCGAGCGGCTGCGCTTCGAACGCACCGGGCAGCTTCCGCCGCCCTGGGCCGACGAGGTGCTCACCGCCGGCATCTCGGCGGCCTTCGTGGTGGCCGCGGTCTTCACGGCGGTCGCCGCGCTCATCGCGGTCCTGGTCATCCAGGTCAGGCCCTCCGATCTGGAGCGTCTCAAGGGCGGGACCGGGCTCGGTCCGGTCTGA